Proteins co-encoded in one Scatophagus argus isolate fScaArg1 chromosome 11, fScaArg1.pri, whole genome shotgun sequence genomic window:
- the gabpa gene encoding GA-binding protein alpha chain, with protein sequence MSKSEPEEMIEIEIDEREKQACLEEGVEEQNITASDLIQQDIDINEPVGNLKKLLEPRIQISLDAYDICLQDIQLHPDHSLFDQGVKTDGTVQLSLQIITKPGEEKLNILEIVKPVETVEVVIDPDAAGEEGALVEEGQLIAVERSGLSDETSEQVTRWAAALEGYRKEQVRLGIPYDPVLWTADQVIHWAVWVMKEFNIDEMEIGSIHIPGRELCAFSQEQFLLKVPNGEILWSHLELLRKYVLASQDQSGGDATVTIDQPVQIIPAQVSTPTTIKVLKQSRGPRAPRISGGEERSSPGNRTGNNGQIQLWQFLLELLTDKDARDCISWVGEEGEFKLNQPELVAQKWGQRKNKPTMNYEKLSRALRYYYDGDMISKVQGKRFVYKFVCDLRTLIGYSAAELNNLVTECEQKKLARMQMHGIGQPITTVTLATTTLDKDS encoded by the exons ATGTCTAAAAGTGAACCAGAAGAGATGATAGAGATCGAGATTGATGAACGGGAGAAACAGGCATGCCTGGAGGAAGG TGTTGAGGAGCAGAACATCACTGCTTCAGATTTGATCCAGCAAGATATCGACATTAATGAGCCGGTTGGCAATTTGAAGAAGCTTTTGGAGCCTCGTATCCAAATATCACTGGATGCATATGATATCTGCCTGCAGGACATTCAG CTTCATCCCGATCATAGCCTCTTCGATCAGGGAGTAAAGACAGATGGTACAGTGCAACTCAGCCTGCAGATTATAACCAAACCAG gTGAAGAGAAATTGAACATTTTGGAGATTGTGAAGCCAGTAGAAACAGTAGAGGTGGTGATTGATCCCGatgcagcaggagaggagggagctCTGGTAGAGGAGGGTCAGCTCATTGCTGTGGAGAGATCTGGCCTGTCTGATGAGACCTCAGAGCAGGTTACACGCTGGGCCGCAGCACTTGAAGGCTACCGCAAAGAGCAGGTTCGCCTGGGCATACCATATG ACCCTGTGCTCTGGACAGCTGACCAGGTCATCCACTGGGCTGTGTGGGTAATGAAGGAGTTTAACATTGATGAGATGGAAATTGGCAGCATTCACATTCCAGGTCGAGAGCTCTGTGCATTTAGCCAGGAACAGTTCCTTCTCAAAGTGCCCAATGGAGAGATACTCTGGAGTCACCTGGAACTCTTACGCAAAT atgttttgGCAAGCCAGGACCAGTCTGGAGGAGATGCAACTGTCACCATTGATCAGC CTGTGCAGATAATTCCAGCTCAAGTGAGCACACCCACTACCATAAAGGTACTGAAGCAGAGCCGAGGCCCCAGAGCTCCTCGTATTTCAGGTGGAGAGGAGCGCAGTTCTCCTGGCAACCGCACAG GCAACAATGGTCAGATCCAGTTGTGGCAGTtcctgctggagctgctgacgGACAAGGATGCAAGAGACTGCATCTCCTGGGTGGGCGAGGAGGGGGAGTTCAAACTCAACCAACCAGAACTTGTTGCACAGAAATGGGGCCAGCGCAAGAACAAACCCACTATGAACTATGAGAAACTCAGCAGAGCTCTCAg GTATTATTACGACGGGGACATGATCAGCAAGGTGCAGGGCAAGCGCTTTGTCTACAAGTTTGTGTGCGATCTGAGAACTCTGATTGGCTATAGTGCGGCTGAGCTCAACAACCTGGTGACCGAGTGTGAACAGAAGAAACTGGCTCGCATGCAGATGCACGGCATCGGTCAGCCCATCACTACAGTGACCCTGGCCACCACAACACTAGACAAAGACAGCTGA